The segment AATCTGAATTTATGGAAATTTACCATTCACTCTAAAGATAGAGAGAAAGTCCTTTTAGAATATGAAGAAATGCAGACAAATCTTGAAAATGGTGTTTTAGAATACCGTATAAGAAGAAAGGACGGAACAATAAGGTGGGTAGAAAATCACATTGCATGGATAATAGACAAAGAAAGAAACACTGTTTCAATTAATGGTATTATGCATGACGTGACTGAACGTAAAGAAGCCGAAATTGCATTAATGAATGCAAAAATTACTGCTGAGTCTGCCAATAAAGCAAAGAGTGAATTTCTTGCAAATGTAAGCCATGAATTGAGAACACCCCTTAATTCTATCATTGGTTTTTCAGATTTCCTTCTCCATTATGACGAATATTTGCTCAATGATAAGCAAATAAGATACATAACTAATATATCTAAAAGTGGTAACCATTTACTAAGCCTTATCAATGATATTCTGGACCTTTCAAAAATAGAGGCTGATAAAGCGGAGCTTCAGAATGAAAAATTTATAGTTTTAGAGATATTGAATGATGTAATATCAATTGTTTCTCCTCTTGCAGAAAAAAAGAATATCTGCCTGAACACAAGTATCGAAGATGATGATCTTTGCATTAATGCTGATAAGATAAAATTAAAACAGGTTATTTTTAATCTCTTATCTAATGCTATAAAGTTCACCCCTGATGGTGGTTCAATAATGGTTAGGGTGGAAAAGAGCACTGAATACTTGATCATCAAAGTCAAAGATACAGGAATTGGCATTTCAAAGGATTATCATGAAACAATCTTTGAGCCGTTTACACAAGTTGATTCTTCGAGCAGTAGGTTACATGAAGGTAATGGCCTCGGCCTTGCCCTTGTGAAAAAAATCGTTGAGATGCATAATGGTGAAGTCTTATTAAAAAGTGAACTCAGTGAAGGAACTACAATAGGATTTAGCATTCCAACCGATTTATAAAATTCGTTTCCTTTTTTAAAATATATTAATTACCTCAATAGAAGAAAAGATATGCAATACATCCCAACTTTGATATTTTTGCTTTTTTCCGAAAAGACTGTATTTCTTTAGAATAAGCATAAAAAATATCAATCTTTAGAAATAAAGAAACCATTTCAAAAATAAAGGTTTGGAATTAGAAGTTCAGGTAATAATTAAAAGATAAGAATCATAGCAAGATCGGTGATGGAATAACCAACAAAATCAGTTAGTAGTGGTGGTACAATATGATTTACGATCTTGCTTAACTAATACAATATATTAATGACTATATATAATTTTCGAAATTGTTTTTTGTTTTGTATGTAAAAAATAAATGCAAATGTTTCGAATAATCGATGCGACATCCCATTGATCGATAAATAATAAAAATATAAAAATAAGCAGTTTGAAAAATAAAAGCTCAAAGCTGGAAGCTTTAGGAATAACTAAAAATGAAGAATAATAGCAAGACCGTGATGGAATGACCAATAAAAAATCAGTTTGTGGTGGTGGTGGTACGATATGATTTTTTCGGTCTTGCCTAAATAATAATATGCATTAGTAACTATATAAAGATGTTGCTGATTATTATTATTATTATGAGGTCTGTGTATTGAACATATTTTTTGAAACTCAGCACCAACATAACCAAATGAAAAGAAATGACCAAATTATTTTACTACACACATGAATCTGATCTTTGACAGGACAAATAAATAAACAAATGAATTTATAAATAAATTTCAGATATCAAAAGCTAAAGTCAATATTTTTATGATGAAATGGTTCCTTACAGACACAAATTTATATGTGGAAAGTGCGTTAATCAGAAATATAAACCAGCCAACATATTGAAAAATATAAAAATGAACTAGGGTTTCAGATATTCCCATTACATACAGGCAGGAAATATCGATAATATAGCATATTATAATCCCCAACAATATGATCGCGGAATTATGAGGATCTATCATGGACAGGTATGAACAGGTAATTGAACTGGCAAAAAGACGAGGTTTTTTGTGGAACTCCTTTGAGCTGTACGGAGGTACTGCAGGATTTTATGATTACGGACCTC is part of the Methanococcoides orientis genome and harbors:
- a CDS encoding hybrid sensor histidine kinase/response regulator — protein: MTTQKILVIEDELITALDIKNTLEYFGYSVPFTFASGEEAIEKIEEICPDLVLMDIMLDGDMDGVQVAEHIQTLYNIPVVYLTAYADDNTLQRAKITGPFGYILKPFEEKELYTIIEIALYKHEMENKLKEREEKYSALVENGNDGIIIIQNFMIKYANPKMLDTINYSFDEANEIPFMNLISPEHTDLLKERYVKRLEEAIKPDYEIDILSKDGKRIPVEINASTIQYKGKPADMVIIRDITERKKATDALMESEKKYRELAENIEEMVYCIDPKTFETTFTNPAVEKIFGYTIEEWYSNLNLWKFTIHSKDREKVLLEYEEMQTNLENGVLEYRIRRKDGTIRWVENHIAWIIDKERNTVSINGIMHDVTERKEAEIALMNAKITAESANKAKSEFLANVSHELRTPLNSIIGFSDFLLHYDEYLLNDKQIRYITNISKSGNHLLSLINDILDLSKIEADKAELQNEKFIVLEILNDVISIVSPLAEKKNICLNTSIEDDDLCINADKIKLKQVIFNLLSNAIKFTPDGGSIMVRVEKSTEYLIIKVKDTGIGISKDYHETIFEPFTQVDSSSSRLHEGNGLGLALVKKIVEMHNGEVLLKSELSEGTTIGFSIPTDL